The genomic window GTGGCTGTTGGTACTCATAGTTTAAACTTTAAATATTAGTGCCTTCTCCTTTGTAAAAGGGATAAACAAGATTGCTTCTTGAGTTTGTACTTCTTATTCTGTAGTCGATTATGACCAATAATTCCCCTTCTAAATCATCACCTTGTGTGATGTCAATTTTTTCGACATCAATTCGGGGTTCGTAATATAAAATCGCCGTTTTTATGAGTTCTGAAACATAGGTTTTGAGTGTTCTGTCTAATGTTTCAAAAAGCAGTTCATCCATATTGCAACCGTATCTGGGCAGCATAATGCGTTCGCCTATTTTGGTAGAAAGCATGATCTCCAGGCTGCTTTTAATATCTGCTTCGTCAGTTGTCATGACGACCCCTTTATTGTTTCTTTTAAACTCGGGCGGAAAACTCCATCCGGTTCCTAAAAAAGCTTCTTTATTTTCCATGATTAACCTATTAAAACGGTTGGACATCCTATTACAATCGTACCGCCATGCGCAGTAGAATCTCCCATTCTTGCGGCTGGTTTTCCGCCAATCAGTACTGTACTGGAGCCGGCTATAATGCTGTCTGGCGGACCTGTACAAACGATCATGTCTCCCAGGCAGGCTGCAGGCTGGCCGCCTATTAATACTGTTGGTGTACCCGGCGGCAATATTGGTCCGCCTACATGGGGGACAGTGGCGGTTACCATCGGGCAAACATGCATATCGTTGATTCTTGCGGCTGGAGCTCCCATAATTATTGTTTTAATTTTATTAGGTGTATTTAATTTTAACACATAGAAACATAGTTTTGCAGCCTTTAAAAAAGGCGTTTCACTAATTTAGATGCACATAGTTATCTATATGTGGAAACTGGTTTCTTTTACTTTCTTTTTTCGACATAAAAAACTATGTTTCTATGTGTTAAAAATATTTTTTTAATTGAAAGCAATTGAAATAACTTAATTTATCTGTACAATACTGCCTTTTAAAATAGCTGTTGCCGCCGATGACATTTCTACGCCGGCACTGCCTTCGGCTTTAAATTGGGCCGTTGCTTTTAGGTTTACATTGGTGCCTTCAATTTTGACATCGCCTGCTGCTTTTATCGAAATATCGCCCGCACTTTCCATCTTTATTCCTGCGCTGTCAATGGTAATCACGTTAGAATTTTCGTCTTCAATAACTATAGATCCTTTGTCTTCGTCCAGTGTTATTTTTTTGCCTGCCGGAGTTTCAATGGCTATCGATTTTTTCTCATCATCAAAGAGCACTTTCATTTCGCTTCTTGTAAAAATCCCTTTTTGATGGTTATCGTCAGCTGCTTTTAGAGGGGCAGGTTTTGCACTGCTGTGAAGCATTCCGAGTACAATTGCATCATTAGGATCTTCGTTGATGAAGCCAATAATTACTTCGTCTTCAATTTCTGGTCTGAAAAAAGTACCTCTGTTGTCACCTGCATCCAAGGCAGCTACTCGGCACCAAATGCCCTGTTCTTCGTTATTGATAATCGGTATTTTTACCAAAATGCGGTCTTCGCCGTCGGGATCGTCCTGCAGCTGGGTGACAATACCAATATGCAGTCCTTTTATGGATGGAATTATTCCTGAAGCCGATGGCGTATTGATATTATAAGTTTCAGAAAACCATTCAGGATTCAATCCAAACTGCGCGTTTACAGTCCAATTGCCGTTTGCAATTTCATGGAAAACGCCCGTAATATAGGCTTTGCCGTTAAAACGATCTCCTACGCCTTCAAGTGTAATAATCGTGTTGGGTTTTACTGCGGGAATGCCTTGAAATTTTACTCTTCCGCGAACTTTTGAAAGCTGCTGAAATAATAATTTTGCATCGGCCCAATCCTGTAATTCGGTATCGGTAACATTACCGCCGTGACGCAGTTCTAAATTTTCGAGCTTTACGACATCAGATAAATTCGAAGGAGCTAAATTTCCATTGAGACTGACGCTCGGATCTTTGGCTTCCATTTCTAATAATTCCTGATTGGAGGCATTCCAGCTATAGGATGAAACTTTAGCAAACTGATTTCGGGCATCCATTTCGGCATCAAAATCGAGCATACTGGAACCAAAAGCCACTGTTTCAACTGGTGAGAAAGCCAAATCAGGTTTTTTTATCGAAATTTTTCCGTTTTCAACAAAACATAATTTTCCATTAGCCTGCGCACGCGAGACTATAAAATCCCAGTCAGAAGTGTTGTACTGCACTAACTCTTTGTGACTATAATTGCTGCTTTCTACCTCTTTTTGCAAACCGTACGTACCTATAATTTCTTCAAAAACATCACTGTCTTTGACATCATAAAAATATTTGCTTTTTCTGCCGATAGTCAGTTTTACAGCTTCGTCTTTGCATTCTACAATTAACAGCGATGAATTGTCTTTTATTTTTATGGAATGTTTTACAACAATTCCTTTGTAAATGGTTTCTTCGTCACTGTGATAACCTGCTTTTATTTCTATTTTTTTTCCTGGAATAAGCAGATCTTCATTACTTAATTTAAAATCTTGCGCAGCGGCATCACCATCAGTCAAAATAATCTGCGCCATAGGTATTCTGTTCACCTCATTATGAACCACAATGCTCATTACTTGGTAAATACCAGAGAGTTCATTTCCTTCAATGAGTAATTTGTGCGTAACTAAATCTGCACTTTTACTGGTTTGTATGACGCCGCTATTGTTCATCTATTGTTGTTTTTGCAGAGGTGGGAAAAATATTTTCTGGCCGATTTGTAATTTTCTGAAATTAATTAGCTTGTTCACTCTCGCTACTTCGAGATAATATTTGGAGTCGCCATAGATTCTAAAAGACATTAACGGAAGCGTATCGCCCGCTTTTACAATTCGGGTATGCGTTAAATCTGGAGATTGATTGTTTTGCTGTTTTGCCCGTAACTCATCTTCAACAACTCCTTTAAATTTTCCTTTTGCAATGGCTCTAATGGGCGTTCCATCAGGTCTGAAAAGTTTATATTCAATCGTCATGTCCGTAAGAGAACCTTTAAACAACAGACTTCCCCAGGCAATTTTTAAATAATTGGGCTTATGTTCAGTTCCGTTATAGTCTAAAATTACTTTTCTAAAATGCTCAATATCTTCAATAACACCATTTTTGGTAGTTTCTTTGCCGGCAATAACGCCTGTTCGGTCAAATACAAAATCTAATTCTAATTCTTCTGGAGCAATTGCTGCAAATCTTGGCGCCGGACTGCTCGTTCCGGGAGCCTGCGTTGTGTCTTGCGCTATTTTGTAATGAAAAGTATATTTTTCGGGATTCATCAAAGTAATGAACTCTTTAATATCCGAAATTGGATTGTTGAATTGAGGATCGCTGTAAGCAATAATCTTCAGTTTCTTTAATTCTCCAGTTGTGGTCATATCAGCGTTCTTTTTTTCGTTCAATAATTTTCATTACCTGCTCGACACAATCAGCTACGGTATCTTTTTCAGTATTAGAAGAAGAAGCTGGTTTTGTACCCGAATTTGAGTTTTCGCTCACATTTATTTTAATGTGAAGCTCTTTGATTTCAATTGGCATGGCAGCATTATTTTTGATGAAGTGTGAAATAATTATAAGCGAGTTCAAAGCTCTCGACGACAATTTTGCTTTCTAAAGCACTTAAATCCTCAACTGCCCATTTTACGGGATAGGCATGTATGACTTTCCAGTGCATTAAAGGTTTATGGTTCTGATCTAAGAGTTTAACCGTTAAATCTACGGGCTTAAAATCGAAATTTTCTAAGGCTTTTCGGCACCAGTCAATTACTTCAGAATCAATAAGAATCCCTCTTTTTAAAACCAAATTTGGATATTTGGTTTTTACCGGAAGTTTGTGTTTAAACCTATTTTCTCCACCCTCGACAATTTCTTCGGTTTCAAGATCTACAGAAAGTCCTGATACCGATTGAAATTGATGGTCTTGTTCTTTTGTGCCCAGCTTATCAAATTCAACGAGAAAATGAAAACCTACGGGTGGATAATAATTAGCCATAACTAGTCATTTTGAATAGATAAACCTTCGTGGACCAACTCCATTGACTCGATGGCAACTTCGTTTCCATCAGCTTTTAAATCAGTTGACTGCACTTTTGCAGGCCATGCGTTTTTTACTTTCCAGGTAATTACTGGTTCGTGTTCCTCATTCAGCAATTTGATGGTAATATCCCTTCTTTCGATGGTGTTTAATTTTACGGTATTCCACCAGTTGTAATATTCATTATCACTTTTAAAAGTGCCTCTTTTAAGGGTAATGTTAGAGAACTTCTGCATGCCCGGCATTTTGATTTTGCTGTATTCGGGACTTGCGCCCTGACGGTACTCAATAACTTCAGTTTCTACATCTAATCCGGAAACTTCTGTAAAACCTATTTTTGTTCCACCCCAGTCAACTGAGAAATGAAACTTTGGTAACGGATAACTCATGATTTATATTTTTTAATGATGATTTAATTAAGATTCCTGCATTTTGTGAGAAAAACGAAGTATGATAAACTCAGCCGGACGAACTACTGCCATTCCGATTTCGATTATCATTTTACCGTCTAAAATATCTACAGCCGACATCGTTTGTCCCAGACCAATTCTAACATAAAACGCTTGTTCTGGTTTGGCTCCTGCCAAGGCTCCTGCTCTCCATTGGAGAATTAAGAAATTTTCTATCATGGCTCGTACTCGTATCCACGTATTGGCATCGTTGGCTTCAAAAACAAACTGTTCGGTTGCTTTTTTAATAGATTCTTCGGCCATATTAAAAAAGCGGCGAACGGGTACATAACGCCATTCACTATCGTTACCGGCTAAGGTTCTTGACCCCCAAACCAAGGTTCCTTTGCCGGTAAATGTTCTGATAGCGTTGATAGATTTACCTGCAACAGTGTCAACATTTAAGTTGTCCTGAATGGTATTTGTTATTTTAACCGTTGGTTTTATTACGTAGTTCAAGCTAACATTTGCTGGAGCTTTCCAAACGCCTCTGTCTCTGTCAACTCTGGCATACACTCCCGCAATAGCAGCACTTGGAGGAAGTGTTATGGGCAGGTTGTAAATTTCGGTTAGTATCTTATTAAAAGTCGCATTATCGATAGTTTCTAAGGTGTTTAATTTTCTTCCGTTTAATGCTCCATTATTGACATCTTTTCCGCTCACAGATTTGATAGTATTTAAAAGTGACAGCAAATTGGCTTGAATGCCAGAAAAATTATTGGTAACTAGCGTAATTCCAGTTTGAGTATTCAAATTTGTATAGTCTACAAGTTTTCTTAATTCTTTATCAAAACTTACGGCATCTGTTGATATAATTTTCAACAGTTTTGTTGTAGCGTTTTCATCCTGTATTTTCTTCTTTAAAGCTTTTAAGTTTTTATAAACCGAGTCAATTTTATCTGTACCGATAAAGTTTGAATTAAAGGCGGTTAAAGCATTTGAAATACCGGTTGCAATATTCATATCCTCATCGGATATGGTGCTGATTGCGGCATTTGCTTCGTCGTTGAGCGAATTTTTCAAAAGAGATAAATTTTCTAAAGAAGCAAGCAAGATATTCAGTTTATCCAGAAAAGCTGTTTTTTTGGCTGGATCACTAACAAATGTGCCTCCTAAATCAAAACCAGTTGCATCGTTACTGTACATTTGTAAAAGCAGATCGCTCATTTGACCGGAAATATTTCCTGGAGCAGTGGTAACATCAATTAAATTAGCAACGGTTGCATCAATCCCAGTTGTTGCATTTTCGATACCTGCCAGACCTGTGGCAATTTGATCATAGGCTTTTGCGGTATAGGAATAATGTTTTAGGATGATTTTATTGCTGTCAAAAGCATAATCCAATATGGTTTCGAGGTGCGGATAATAAACAGCACCGTATTTAATAGTGTCTTTTTCAGAACTAATTTTAGCTCTTAAATCATCTATATTAGAATCTGTTGGGCTTGATTCATCATAACTTAAAGTATCGATTAAAGTAAATTTGTCCTGAAGATTTTGGCATTGCATTAGGGCATTATTATATAATCCGTAGAAATCAGTGCTATTTATTCCGCTTACTTTTGTTGCATCGGGAAATAGAATTAGTGTTGGTTCATCTACCTTTTCTAATTCTAATAATCCGTCATTCAAGGCATCAATATTGTTGATTGCTGTAATCTGAGAGTCATCTTCATCTAAATCATCTCCATAACGGCCAACCGAAATAATGTAGCAGGGACCACCGCCATTAGCAAAAAACAACTGCATGGAATAATACATCAAAAAAGGCTGTTTTACAGTTGGTTGATCGACTACAATAGATCTGGTGTCTCCATTTTCAGTCGCAACATCATTAATGGTAACACTAATTGTTGTCTCTGGTTTTGCAAAGCCAAAAAAGCGTTCGTATTCTAAAAGAGAAGTTATCCTTGTGGGTTGTAATTTCAAATCTCCGTTAATCTTGTTCGTGGCTTTTTCGGTATAGCCAATAAAAGCTGGAATCGCTGTTTCTACCTGGGCAACAGAAGGGGGAAACTTTACGATTTCCTCAACATATACTCCAGGCGTTTTGTAAGTTGTTGCCATAATTGATTTGTTTTTTAATTATTAAATAAATATTTCCGAATAGTAATCACTATTGATTTTTGTTATGGATTTTACAGATGGATTGGGGTATTGGCTTTCAGGAGGCTGGGAAGGCGTAAAATCGGTGAGGGGATCAATTTCAACAAAACCGGAGCGGGTTAGGGGTTTGGCAGCATTGGTTTTAATTTCGGTTCCTGCTTTACGGTTGATGTATTTCCAAAGTGTTTTCCGATTATCAAAATGAATTTTAAAATTGGGACTTATTAGTTTGCCCAAATTGGTTACAATGTTGCCTGAAGTGTTGTCGCCCTTAATTGTTAGCGAAATAAGCCCAAAAACATTTTGTTGTTCTGACGGCTGCAGTGCTGCAATTAAATGGGCAGAGGTTTCTTCAGATACTAAGTACGCATTTGAAATTAGCTTGCTGTCATTTATTTTTGGAAGATATTCAAATGAAACCGGTTCAGTTAATGGTTTAACATTACTGAAGAGATAAAGCTGAGTACGAGCAAAATCAAGATTAGTATAATTTTCAAATTGATAGTCATTTAGTTTAATTAAAAATTTCAAGTTCAAATCTTTTGGGATTTTTATAAATGGGTCTGATTCATCTGTTTCTTTTACTTTAATGTAGATTCTAAAACCTGTTTTGATTTTTTTGAATAGCATTTTGTAGTTTTTGAGAACAGTATTAGTTTCTAACGCAGGCGTTATTGACGCAAATGCATCTGTATTAAATTGTTGCAGCATTTTTTCTTTTTTAGTAGCAGACATGCCTGTATAAGTTTCTTCTCCGTTATTTAGAAAATAATTATGAAGAAGCGTTACCTCAAACAGCAATCCATATTTAGCGGCAAAACTCATGATTGTTCTTTTCTTTTGGTTATTCCGGTAAACTCGCCAATAACTTGTCCTTCTGCCTGCACTATATTGCGTTCTATTTGTATCATGCTCACTTTATATAAAGCACATGGAAGCTGTTTTCCGCCCAGTGTTCCCCAGATATAATTGAGTTCTTCAAAAGTAGGAGTGTAGAGTTCGACCGAAAATCTAAAGTTGTCTACATTGCTCATGGCGCTGCTGTTTCTGTTATAAGTAGTATTGGCTTGGGTAAAAAGTTTTTTTCCCTGAAAAAATTCAATAATTTTTGAAATATCTTTAAGAGAATTGATGTACTTATCTCTATTAGCGCTAAAAAGGATATACAGATTTAAATTGATGACACTGTTTTTGTAAATTGTTTTAGTATTTTCGACAGTATGATTTGGGAAGTTTTTTAAAGCAGCTTCTTCGTCTATATTGATTAAGGTAAGTGCCACGCCGTCTTTTAAAAAATCGCCTTCGTGACTTTGAGACTCTAATAAAGCAATATTTTCTGGAACAACAGATTTTTCTAACCCAATTTCCACGAGATAGTTATTTACTTGTTCTGCAATTATTTGTATTACTTCAAAAATCATCTTTGATAAAATTTATATAAATACTAAATGAAATTTTTGGGGAAGGAATAAGATTCAGGGCGCAGATTGTGATTAGAAAAGGGGCTTCTGACTGTAATTAATTGATGAGCGAAACAAGGCTGATAAGATTTGACTAAAGTAGAAAAATGTACAGGTACCAAAAAAGGGGAAAATTCCCCTTTTTTAATTTATTTAATATGCTGTTTTTTAGTAAGTTGTATATAGTATTTGTTTCTCTGAAATTAAGAAGATCATAAACAAAAAAACGCTAGATTTAGACAGTATTTTGAGTCATACTTTATATCTGAATATCATCTAATGAACTCTTTCCTGTACCATCGGATTTTTTAACCACGGTGATCTGTCCGTTAAGTTCCATAACAATTGCTTTTACCTCATCGATCTGATCAATTCCTGACTCCCTGATTGTAGAGTATAGTTCGTCTTTGGTTACAGCTTCTTTGGTCATGGCTTTTTCTATAAATTTTCCATCATAAAATAAAAGAATCGGAACGGCATTTAAGACCTTTTCCATTTTCTTTGACATGCGGGCAGTCCAGGCAAATATGTACTGCAAACCGATAATAAGGATGAGAACTATGGCTCCTTCAATCAGAGGTACCATTGCCAGCATCATATCCGACAAGGTAGATCCCAGAGCAACGGTGACAACGAAGTCAAAAGCGTTAAGTTTTGCTAAAGTGCGTTTTCCCGAAATTCTGAGAAAAAAAAATAAAGTAATAAAGGCGATGATTGTGGCGAGTACTACATGTCCAATACTTTTCCAATCTTTAAAAAAAACTTCGTCCATTTTAATTTGCTAAGGAGTTGATATTCAAATATAAAGATGTTGTAATGGATGCTATTATATAATTTTTGAAATATCTTATATGAGGGAGACGATATTATACAAAAAAATGCTGCACCAATTTTTTGGGTACAGCATTTGTTAGTTTTTAAGCTAATGAACTTTTACGATTCAGTGAACATTATAGGTTATTCTTTTTCCATTGAGGAGGATTGATTTCATTTGTGTCAATTTCATCATTTTTGATTTCATCGTTGCTGAGCTCGCCAATTTCGAATTCTTTCTCATGAATAGGAGTCCTTTCCACTTCGTGAATATCAAATTTTTCATCTTCAATTTCTTGACGATCTGGAGTATGTACTTCTGATCCTTCAATGCCAAGATTTTCATACTGGTCGTTTTCTTTCAGATCCTTTTCAATATCCTGCTCGGTTATATCCTTTGATTTCGCGTCTGATTCTTTATCGAGATTTTCTGAATCATAGCGGTTATTTTCAATACGCGTGTCCGTATCATTTGCATTTTTACTGCTTTTTCCTGTTTCCCCGTTTTCTGGCTGGCTATTCTTAGAACTGTTGTCAGTATTCTGACCGTTAGTTAGGTCTTTAGTATTCTCGGAGGTATTATTCTTGTTTTTCATGACTGTAAGTTTAAATTTGTACTTTATTATTTTTAAGACTGCTGTTTTTTGAGGTATGATGTTTCAAGCAGAATTTCTTGATCCTGTTCTTGTAACATCCTTAAATTGCATCTTGTACGTTTTATAAAATTAAATAATAGCTGTATGATTTATTTACAGAATACCAGCTGGAGCTTTACATTATTACAAGGAGTAAGAGAAAGACAATAAAAGCAGGCGGGGCAAGTTGATTGATTCTGTGTCAGAAGAATAACACAATGAACTTGGTTTTTTTTTGTTTTTTTATTAAAAATGACTTTTTTGAGTGTTCTTTAGATTTTAATTAAAAATAATATTATATTTAAACTACTACTAAACTGCTGTAAAGACAGCTGTATTAAATTAAATTTTATGTTGCGAAAAGATATATTTCTTGTGGATGATGATGAAGATGATATTACAAATTTTATGGATGCCATCCAATCTTTGAACAAAGATGTGAGCTGCCGAACCTCAAGCAATCCTATTAAAGCACTTGCAGAACTTAATTCTACTGAAAAGCTCCCTGATTTGATACTGCTGGACTATAATATGCCTTTTATAAACGGACTGGAATTTATACGCCGTCTGCGCAGCTATGACAAGCTGGCTGATATTGAAGTGGTAATGTTTTCAACGCCAGATGAGCAAATAATGATTCCTTGGCTTTTAAAAAACAATACGATCGTAAAATACATTTCAAAGCCTGATACATTCGAAGATCTTAAAGCTGTACTGGATGAAATACTATAGTTGCTGTGTTTTAAAGAAATAGATTTTAAAAGTTTCGACGTTAAGAATATAAATCGGTCAAAAGTTCAATTTACTGCAATCAGTTCTACATTGAGTGAAAATTGAAAAAAAATATCAGAAACCATTTGCAACCTCAAAGCTTTTAGCAGCAGTATGCAGAAGAGCTTCTTTTTTGTGCACCTTATTGTAAAGCATCTTTTTTTGTCGTGCCAGCGCTATAAGTTTATTGCTGGCATCTTCCAATTGATTCTCCTTCAGTGTTCGAAGAAGAGCCTGCTGTTCTATTTCTTTTTTATCAAATACATGAAGCTCTTCAAGGGACTGATAGTATTCAAGTGCAGCAGTTTTAATTGATTCTCCTTCTGAGATATTGTTAGTAGAAATTTTTTTGATGTCAGCAATAAGCTTGTCAAACTCTTCGCGTTGTTGCTCTACAGCTGCTAAAGCACCTTTATAATCCTCTTTTACCAGACATTTTAGTTTTTTTTCACCTGGACCTTCTTTCCCAAGTACAATCTCAAAGGCTCTGCGTTCGAACTGGTCGAGCGACTCCTTAAAAGCTAAAGCTTTTGATGATTTGCAGCTTACTGCTATAATTAGAATTGTTGTCAGCAAAATACCAAACTTCATATTATTATATTTTATGATATTAATTGAATAGAAAATAAACTCTGTTTAGTAAATCCTTACCCACAATACATATTCCTACTGAACAGTAAATATGTTTCTTTTTATTTATTTTGTTTTGGTAGGACGGACTTCTATTTTACTTGGCAGTACATTTGAGTTCATTTTTAAAAGATCGACCACCATTTGCCCGATGTCTGAAGGCTGTATTTTCCAATTATCGGCTTCGCTTGGCGTATGGCCGTTAAAGTTTGAAGAAACCGAACCTGGCATAATGGTCGTACATTTTACATCATAATCGCGAAGGTCAAGCATAGCAGCTTGTGTAAAACCCACCAAACCAAATTTCGAGGCATTATAGGCAGCGCCGTTAGCAAAGAAATTTGCCCCAGCCAAAGATGCTATAGAGATGTAGTAGCCTTTGTTTGCTTTGAGCTGTGCTGCAGATGCTTTGAGAGTATGGAAAGCTCCTGTAAGATTGGTTTCAATCATGGTGTTCCAGTCTTCAAGTGACATGTCGTCTATGGATCCAAATTTACCCACTCCTGCATTGGCAATGACAACATCGAGCTTTCCGAATTGCGATACAATCTGCTCAATAGCTCTTTGTTCGTCATTAAAGTTTCTGACATCGGACTGCAGTACAATTAGATTTTCACTGTTTAAAATTTGCTTTGCGTTTTCAAGCGCTTTTTTATCCCTCCCAGAAACTGCTACTTTTACTCCGTTTTCTAATAAGGCCTGCGCAATTCCCAAACCAATGCCTTTTGCCCCGCCGGTGATGTAGGCTGTTTTGTTTTCTATGTCCTGCATTTTATTATAATTTAAAGTTGTTTTACTGCTGTTATTGTGTCTAATGCGATTACATTTCCACATTTTAAAAAACAGCTGTTTTATAAAAATACGATAAATTTTCGGGAATGCATTTTTTTGCTAGTGGTTTATTTTGGGTAAGTATTCACGTAGTTTTTATAATTATTACTATTCTTTGTTAGTACGATTTTATCAAGTAAAGTATAATTGTGAGAAATAATTCGAATCCCATCATTAATGCTCGGATACCTAATTTGCTGTACACTTCTACTTATGTAATTAAAAATAGGCATAGAAAGGCGTGCACAAAATATTTAGTTATTTTAATTTTTTAAATACTTTCTCCTACAGCCTGAGCACTTAGGTATTTGTTCTTAAAACCAAATGGAGTTTCATTGGTTTTTATGAAAAAAAGACGGCTAAAATAAGCTGGGTCTTCATAACCAAGCTCATATGCGATTTCTTTGGCGCTTTTGGCAGTGTGAACTAAAAGTCTTTTCGCTTCCAATATAATGCGGTTTTTG from Flavobacterium fluviale includes these protein-coding regions:
- a CDS encoding phage tail protein yields the protein MANYYPPVGFHFLVEFDKLGTKEQDHQFQSVSGLSVDLETEEIVEGGENRFKHKLPVKTKYPNLVLKRGILIDSEVIDWCRKALENFDFKPVDLTVKLLDQNHKPLMHWKVIHAYPVKWAVEDLSALESKIVVESFELAYNYFTLHQK
- a CDS encoding CIS tube protein, translating into MTTTGELKKLKIIAYSDPQFNNPISDIKEFITLMNPEKYTFHYKIAQDTTQAPGTSSPAPRFAAIAPEELELDFVFDRTGVIAGKETTKNGVIEDIEHFRKVILDYNGTEHKPNYLKIAWGSLLFKGSLTDMTIEYKLFRPDGTPIRAIAKGKFKGVVEDELRAKQQNNQSPDLTHTRIVKAGDTLPLMSFRIYGDSKYYLEVARVNKLINFRKLQIGQKIFFPPLQKQQ
- a CDS encoding DUF4255 domain-containing protein, with translation MIFEVIQIIAEQVNNYLVEIGLEKSVVPENIALLESQSHEGDFLKDGVALTLINIDEEAALKNFPNHTVENTKTIYKNSVINLNLYILFSANRDKYINSLKDISKIIEFFQGKKLFTQANTTYNRNSSAMSNVDNFRFSVELYTPTFEELNYIWGTLGGKQLPCALYKVSMIQIERNIVQAEGQVIGEFTGITKRKEQS
- a CDS encoding phage tail sheath family protein; its protein translation is MATTYKTPGVYVEEIVKFPPSVAQVETAIPAFIGYTEKATNKINGDLKLQPTRITSLLEYERFFGFAKPETTISVTINDVATENGDTRSIVVDQPTVKQPFLMYYSMQLFFANGGGPCYIISVGRYGDDLDEDDSQITAINNIDALNDGLLELEKVDEPTLILFPDATKVSGINSTDFYGLYNNALMQCQNLQDKFTLIDTLSYDESSPTDSNIDDLRAKISSEKDTIKYGAVYYPHLETILDYAFDSNKIILKHYSYTAKAYDQIATGLAGIENATTGIDATVANLIDVTTAPGNISGQMSDLLLQMYSNDATGFDLGGTFVSDPAKKTAFLDKLNILLASLENLSLLKNSLNDEANAAISTISDEDMNIATGISNALTAFNSNFIGTDKIDSVYKNLKALKKKIQDENATTKLLKIISTDAVSFDKELRKLVDYTNLNTQTGITLVTNNFSGIQANLLSLLNTIKSVSGKDVNNGALNGRKLNTLETIDNATFNKILTEIYNLPITLPPSAAIAGVYARVDRDRGVWKAPANVSLNYVIKPTVKITNTIQDNLNVDTVAGKSINAIRTFTGKGTLVWGSRTLAGNDSEWRYVPVRRFFNMAEESIKKATEQFVFEANDANTWIRVRAMIENFLILQWRAGALAGAKPEQAFYVRIGLGQTMSAVDILDGKMIIEIGMAVVRPAEFIILRFSHKMQES
- the vgrG gene encoding type VI secretion system tip protein VgrG encodes the protein MNNSGVIQTSKSADLVTHKLLIEGNELSGIYQVMSIVVHNEVNRIPMAQIILTDGDAAAQDFKLSNEDLLIPGKKIEIKAGYHSDEETIYKGIVVKHSIKIKDNSSLLIVECKDEAVKLTIGRKSKYFYDVKDSDVFEEIIGTYGLQKEVESSNYSHKELVQYNTSDWDFIVSRAQANGKLCFVENGKISIKKPDLAFSPVETVAFGSSMLDFDAEMDARNQFAKVSSYSWNASNQELLEMEAKDPSVSLNGNLAPSNLSDVVKLENLELRHGGNVTDTELQDWADAKLLFQQLSKVRGRVKFQGIPAVKPNTIITLEGVGDRFNGKAYITGVFHEIANGNWTVNAQFGLNPEWFSETYNINTPSASGIIPSIKGLHIGIVTQLQDDPDGEDRILVKIPIINNEEQGIWCRVAALDAGDNRGTFFRPEIEDEVIIGFINEDPNDAIVLGMLHSSAKPAPLKAADDNHQKGIFTRSEMKVLFDDEKKSIAIETPAGKKITLDEDKGSIVIEDENSNVITIDSAGIKMESAGDISIKAAGDVKIEGTNVNLKATAQFKAEGSAGVEMSSAATAILKGSIVQIN
- a CDS encoding DUF421 domain-containing protein → MDEVFFKDWKSIGHVVLATIIAFITLFFFLRISGKRTLAKLNAFDFVVTVALGSTLSDMMLAMVPLIEGAIVLILIIGLQYIFAWTARMSKKMEKVLNAVPILLFYDGKFIEKAMTKEAVTKDELYSTIRESGIDQIDEVKAIVMELNGQITVVKKSDGTGKSSLDDIQI
- a CDS encoding PAAR domain-containing protein, with the protein product MGAPAARINDMHVCPMVTATVPHVGGPILPPGTPTVLIGGQPAACLGDMIVCTGPPDSIIAGSSTVLIGGKPAARMGDSTAHGGTIVIGCPTVLIG
- a CDS encoding GPW/gp25 family protein translates to MENKEAFLGTGWSFPPEFKRNNKGVVMTTDEADIKSSLEIMLSTKIGERIMLPRYGCNMDELLFETLDRTLKTYVSELIKTAILYYEPRIDVEKIDITQGDDLEGELLVIIDYRIRSTNSRSNLVYPFYKGEGTNI
- a CDS encoding phage tail protein, whose product is MSYPLPKFHFSVDWGGTKIGFTEVSGLDVETEVIEYRQGASPEYSKIKMPGMQKFSNITLKRGTFKSDNEYYNWWNTVKLNTIERRDITIKLLNEEHEPVITWKVKNAWPAKVQSTDLKADGNEVAIESMELVHEGLSIQND
- a CDS encoding response regulator, with the translated sequence MLRKDIFLVDDDEDDITNFMDAIQSLNKDVSCRTSSNPIKALAELNSTEKLPDLILLDYNMPFINGLEFIRRLRSYDKLADIEVVMFSTPDEQIMIPWLLKNNTIVKYISKPDTFEDLKAVLDEIL
- a CDS encoding DUF5908 family protein; the encoded protein is MPIEIKELHIKINVSENSNSGTKPASSSNTEKDTVADCVEQVMKIIERKKER
- a CDS encoding SDR family oxidoreductase, encoding MQDIENKTAYITGGAKGIGLGIAQALLENGVKVAVSGRDKKALENAKQILNSENLIVLQSDVRNFNDEQRAIEQIVSQFGKLDVVIANAGVGKFGSIDDMSLEDWNTMIETNLTGAFHTLKASAAQLKANKGYYISIASLAGANFFANGAAYNASKFGLVGFTQAAMLDLRDYDVKCTTIMPGSVSSNFNGHTPSEADNWKIQPSDIGQMVVDLLKMNSNVLPSKIEVRPTKTK